The following coding sequences lie in one Polynucleobacter necessarius genomic window:
- the smc gene encoding chromosome segregation protein SMC: MQLKSIKLSGFKSFVDPTHFEMPGQLIGVVGPNGCGKSNIIDAVRWVLGESRASELRGESMQDVIFNGSGLRKPSGRASVELIFDNSEGRAQGQWSAFTELGIKRVLTRDGNSSYYVNNQVVRRKDIQDIFLGTGMGPRGYAIIGQGTINRILEAKPEELRVFLEEAAGVSKYKERRKETAARLEDTVENLTRVEDILRELDQQLTRLEKQATVAERHAELSAQMKSQQQLLWFVRQTEAGKEQERHANGIRDTQVNLEEQTAKLRHAESELETMRTQQYALQDKVSEAQGELYQTNSEVSQVESQIHYVQEARQRLQQQTQDLQAQLQRWTVQETDAAQAQRTAEYELSEASEKEQALLIELNGLQEQMPAREEDYQSATRDLNQARDTLASIDQRLASLGERIRAMSAQSDELKGRESRLINELDGMRRPDAEALQMANDRHVMAQRKVEEAKQRAGETQQRVPAADEARNAAQQKIQTANQDLAQTEAKLTALAALQASVQAQGKIGPWLESKGLKESKRLWQELKVESGWEAALESVLRERLAAVTAKSVQETLALANDAPPSRLAILLTEEITPAHTSAPADFTPLLSRVQSAGAARLTFVLQEWLDNIYIASSLEDALHRREKLPAGGAFVTQQGYLVSRVGVQLYAADSEQAGMLARAQEMESLEKQLRAQQLMQSELQGELDQCVANYQAAHQAAEQARLNAEHAVQEAHGFEVERMQLTQAEEQYSQRAAQIQGELAELRQQSEQLTQTQEQATRELQESEDSKQGLQEALALAQEKLELATQERDRLRESLRVAEMAAQEAAFATRSLQQRIADLQRDQSTARTQIMEIQDKYDLATQELETLSDEEAQDKLQGLLLARSAKEAALANARTEQDALLHQLREADEARMQVERSLQPMRDKVVDLQLREQAARLNYEQFATLLADAEADLTALEANFSPDLKVGALQTEVNRLNTEIQSLGPVNMAALDELASSRERKQFLDAQSADLNEAMQTLTDAIAKIDAETRDLLQGTFDQVNGHFGKLFPELFGGGHAELVMTGEEILDSGVQVMAQPPGKKNSSIYLLSGGEKALTAIALVFSLFLLNPAPFCLLDEVDAPLDDANTLRYAQLVAKMSDKTQFLFISHNKITMEIAHQLIGVTMQEQGVSRIVAVDISSAVSMVEAA; encoded by the coding sequence GTGCAACTGAAATCCATCAAACTTTCCGGCTTTAAGTCGTTCGTTGACCCAACTCACTTTGAAATGCCCGGCCAATTAATTGGCGTGGTGGGACCTAACGGTTGCGGAAAGTCGAACATTATTGACGCTGTTCGTTGGGTTTTGGGTGAATCTCGCGCTAGTGAGTTGCGTGGTGAATCCATGCAGGACGTTATTTTTAATGGTTCAGGTTTGCGCAAGCCATCTGGACGTGCCAGTGTAGAGCTCATTTTTGACAATTCAGAGGGTCGTGCACAAGGTCAGTGGAGTGCCTTTACTGAATTGGGTATTAAACGTGTTCTCACGCGTGATGGAAATTCTAGTTACTACGTCAACAATCAAGTAGTACGTCGCAAGGATATTCAAGATATTTTCTTGGGCACTGGTATGGGTCCAAGAGGTTACGCCATTATTGGTCAAGGTACGATCAATCGCATCTTAGAAGCGAAGCCTGAAGAGTTGCGGGTATTTCTGGAAGAAGCGGCTGGTGTCTCTAAATATAAAGAGCGTCGTAAAGAGACTGCAGCACGCTTAGAAGATACTGTAGAGAACTTAACGCGCGTTGAAGATATTCTGCGTGAGCTTGACCAACAGTTAACCCGCTTAGAAAAACAAGCTACGGTTGCTGAGCGTCATGCCGAGCTTTCAGCGCAAATGAAATCACAACAACAATTATTGTGGTTTGTGCGTCAGACTGAGGCTGGTAAAGAGCAGGAGCGTCATGCCAATGGTATTCGTGATACCCAGGTCAACCTGGAAGAGCAGACTGCAAAGCTGCGCCATGCTGAGTCAGAGCTTGAAACTATGCGTACTCAACAGTATGCTTTGCAAGACAAAGTTTCTGAAGCTCAAGGTGAGTTGTATCAAACCAATTCTGAAGTGAGCCAGGTTGAATCTCAGATTCATTATGTGCAAGAAGCGCGTCAACGTCTGCAACAACAAACTCAAGATCTGCAAGCTCAATTACAACGTTGGACGGTGCAAGAAACAGATGCTGCTCAAGCGCAACGTACTGCTGAATATGAGCTCAGCGAGGCTTCAGAAAAAGAACAAGCGTTGCTCATTGAATTGAATGGTTTGCAAGAGCAGATGCCTGCTCGCGAAGAAGATTATCAGTCTGCTACTCGCGACCTTAATCAAGCGCGTGATACACTAGCCTCTATTGACCAACGTTTGGCAAGTTTGGGTGAGCGTATTCGTGCAATGTCTGCGCAGTCAGATGAGCTCAAAGGTCGCGAGTCACGTTTGATTAATGAGCTTGATGGGATGCGAAGACCAGATGCAGAGGCATTGCAAATGGCTAACGATCGTCATGTGATGGCGCAACGTAAAGTTGAGGAAGCTAAGCAGCGCGCAGGCGAGACTCAGCAACGCGTTCCCGCTGCTGATGAGGCCCGTAATGCTGCTCAACAAAAGATTCAGACTGCTAATCAAGATTTGGCACAAACCGAAGCAAAATTAACTGCTTTGGCTGCCTTGCAGGCAAGCGTACAAGCTCAAGGCAAGATTGGCCCATGGCTTGAAAGCAAAGGCCTAAAAGAGAGCAAACGCCTTTGGCAAGAGCTAAAGGTAGAGAGTGGTTGGGAAGCAGCGCTGGAGTCTGTGTTGCGTGAGCGTTTGGCTGCAGTAACTGCAAAGAGTGTTCAAGAAACTTTAGCTTTGGCTAATGATGCTCCGCCAAGCCGCTTAGCCATTCTATTAACTGAAGAAATTACCCCTGCGCATACGTCAGCGCCAGCGGATTTCACTCCATTGCTCAGCCGCGTACAAAGTGCGGGCGCGGCAAGACTGACATTTGTATTGCAAGAGTGGTTAGACAATATCTATATTGCCTCTAGTCTCGAAGATGCTTTGCATCGTCGTGAAAAATTACCGGCTGGCGGTGCGTTTGTTACTCAACAAGGCTATTTAGTTAGTCGTGTTGGTGTTCAGTTGTATGCGGCTGACTCTGAGCAAGCAGGCATGTTGGCTCGCGCGCAAGAGATGGAAAGCTTGGAAAAGCAATTGCGCGCACAACAACTCATGCAAAGCGAATTGCAGGGTGAGTTAGACCAATGTGTTGCTAATTACCAAGCCGCTCATCAAGCAGCTGAGCAAGCGCGTTTGAATGCTGAGCATGCTGTTCAAGAAGCCCATGGTTTTGAAGTAGAGAGAATGCAGTTGACTCAAGCTGAAGAGCAATACAGTCAACGTGCCGCACAGATTCAGGGTGAGCTTGCCGAGTTGCGTCAGCAAAGTGAGCAACTGACTCAGACTCAAGAGCAGGCCACAAGAGAGCTGCAAGAATCAGAAGATTCCAAGCAAGGTTTGCAAGAGGCTTTGGCATTAGCTCAAGAAAAATTAGAGCTGGCTACTCAAGAGCGCGATCGCTTGCGTGAGTCATTGCGCGTTGCTGAAATGGCAGCCCAAGAAGCAGCATTTGCGACACGCTCATTGCAGCAACGTATTGCCGATTTGCAGCGCGATCAGAGTACGGCTCGCACTCAAATCATGGAAATTCAAGATAAGTATGATCTGGCAACTCAAGAGCTTGAGACTCTGAGTGACGAAGAAGCGCAAGATAAGTTGCAAGGTTTATTATTGGCTCGTAGTGCTAAAGAGGCTGCTCTCGCAAACGCTCGTACCGAACAAGATGCGCTGTTACATCAATTACGAGAAGCTGATGAGGCTCGTATGCAGGTTGAGCGTAGCTTGCAGCCAATGCGTGACAAGGTTGTTGATTTGCAATTACGTGAACAAGCTGCTCGTTTGAATTATGAGCAATTTGCTACTTTGTTGGCTGATGCTGAAGCTGATCTCACAGCGCTGGAAGCAAACTTTAGCCCCGACCTGAAAGTGGGCGCACTGCAAACTGAAGTTAATCGCTTGAATACTGAGATTCAGTCTTTAGGTCCAGTTAATATGGCTGCCTTGGATGAATTGGCTAGCTCACGTGAACGTAAGCAATTCTTAGATGCGCAATCTGCCGATTTGAATGAGGCAATGCAGACCCTGACTGATGCGATTGCGAAGATTGATGCAGAAACTCGCGATCTCTTGCAGGGCACCTTTGATCAAGTGAACGGCCACTTTGGAAAACTCTTCCCTGAGTTATTCGGCGGTGGTCATGCTGAGCTGGTAATGACTGGTGAAGAGATTTTAGATTCCGGTGTTCAGGTAATGGCTCAGCCTCCAGGCAAGAAGAACAGCAGTATCTACTTGCTCTCGGGTGGTGAAAAGGCTTTAACTGCAATTGCATTGGTCTTTTCACTCTTCCTTTTAAATCCAGCACCATTCTGCTTACTCGATGAGGTCGATGCACCATTAGATGATGCAAATACCTTGCGCTACGCTCAGCTAGTTGCCAAAATGTCAGATAAGACCCAGTTTTTATTTATCTCACACAACAAGATCACTATGGAAATTGCTCATCAGTTGATTGGTGTCACCATGCAAGAGCAGGGCGTCTCCCGCATTGTTGCGGTGGATATTTCATCGGCTGTATCGATGGTGGAGGCTGCTTAA
- the ligA gene encoding NAD-dependent DNA ligase LigA: MSSNGPINLAERYAFLQGELARLEHAYYVLDNPLLPDIEYDRLYRELLDIEAAHPEWITPESLSQRVGGAALKEFDSVEHTVPMLSLNNAFEDAELIAFDRRCREALHADHVTYAGELKFDGLAISLRYENGSLVRAATRGDGASGEDVTANIKTIRSIPLKLTGKNIPQVLEVRGEVFMYLKDFEKMNRQAAEQGEKEFANPRNAAAGSLRQLDFKITAKRPLSFFAYGLGALEPQSWLPKTHEELLNTYAQLGLPVCSERRVLHSVEEILAFYNEIGAKRDSLPYDIDGVVYKVNSFAEQAKLGFVSRAPRFALAHKYPAQEALTTVLGIDVQVGRTGAITPVARLSPVEVGGVTVTNATLHNEDEVKRKDVRIGDTVSVRRAGDVIPEVVSVIKDRRPADAKEFVMPTRCPVCESHIERLADEAVARCGGGLFCGAQRKQALIHFAQRRALDIEGLGEKIVDQLVDQNLVRTPADLYRLGFTALANLERMGEKSADNLIQAINQSRNTTLARFIFALGIRHVGETTAKDLANHYQTMHALMDASMDDLLTVKDVGPVVADSITSFMQEAHNREVIEQLLASGMQLAVEEKNISAAVSGKTFVLTGTFPTMTRNEAKDLLEKAGAKVAGSVSKKTDYVVAGADAGSKLTKAEELGVPIIDEAGMLVLLK; this comes from the coding sequence TTGTCGTCTAATGGCCCGATAAATTTAGCGGAGCGTTATGCCTTCTTGCAGGGTGAGTTAGCCCGTCTCGAGCATGCTTACTATGTTTTAGATAACCCACTTTTGCCCGATATTGAGTACGATCGCTTGTATCGCGAGTTACTCGATATTGAGGCGGCCCATCCAGAATGGATCACTCCAGAGTCGCTCTCGCAAAGAGTGGGTGGTGCAGCCCTTAAAGAATTTGACTCCGTTGAGCATACTGTTCCCATGCTCTCCTTGAATAATGCATTTGAAGATGCGGAGCTGATTGCATTTGATCGACGTTGCCGCGAAGCGCTCCATGCTGATCATGTCACTTACGCTGGCGAATTGAAGTTTGACGGTTTAGCGATTTCATTGCGTTATGAAAATGGCTCTTTAGTAAGAGCAGCTACAAGGGGTGATGGTGCTAGCGGCGAGGACGTAACGGCAAATATCAAGACTATTCGATCAATTCCCTTGAAGCTGACAGGAAAAAATATTCCGCAAGTACTGGAGGTCCGCGGAGAAGTCTTTATGTACTTAAAAGATTTTGAGAAGATGAATCGACAGGCGGCTGAGCAGGGAGAGAAGGAGTTTGCCAACCCTCGTAATGCAGCGGCAGGAAGTTTGCGTCAACTTGATTTCAAGATCACCGCTAAAAGACCACTATCTTTCTTTGCTTATGGATTAGGTGCATTAGAGCCCCAGTCCTGGTTGCCCAAAACTCATGAAGAGCTGCTCAACACTTATGCACAGTTGGGGTTACCGGTTTGTTCAGAGCGCAGAGTTCTGCACTCTGTAGAAGAAATCCTCGCCTTCTATAACGAGATCGGTGCTAAGCGTGATTCTTTGCCTTATGACATTGATGGCGTTGTTTATAAGGTCAATTCATTTGCTGAGCAGGCTAAGTTGGGATTTGTATCGCGAGCTCCTCGATTTGCGCTGGCGCACAAATATCCCGCTCAAGAAGCACTAACAACAGTTTTAGGCATCGATGTACAAGTAGGGCGCACTGGCGCTATTACTCCAGTTGCACGGCTCTCTCCCGTTGAGGTCGGCGGGGTTACTGTCACCAATGCCACGCTTCATAACGAAGATGAAGTTAAGCGCAAAGATGTCCGTATTGGCGATACAGTATCGGTTCGCAGAGCTGGTGATGTGATCCCTGAGGTGGTCTCTGTGATCAAAGATCGCCGTCCAGCAGATGCTAAAGAATTTGTCATGCCAACCCGCTGTCCGGTATGTGAATCGCATATCGAGCGACTGGCTGATGAGGCGGTGGCGCGTTGTGGTGGTGGTTTGTTCTGCGGAGCACAGCGCAAGCAGGCCTTGATACATTTTGCACAGAGACGCGCTTTAGATATTGAAGGTCTTGGTGAAAAGATTGTCGACCAATTGGTGGATCAAAATTTAGTCAGAACCCCAGCAGACCTTTATCGCTTGGGTTTTACTGCACTTGCTAATTTGGAGCGCATGGGGGAAAAGTCTGCTGATAATTTGATTCAGGCGATTAATCAATCCCGCAATACCACTTTAGCTAGATTTATTTTTGCACTAGGTATTCGCCATGTTGGAGAAACTACGGCTAAAGACTTAGCAAATCACTATCAAACTATGCATGCCTTGATGGATGCCAGCATGGATGATTTACTGACGGTGAAAGATGTAGGCCCAGTAGTCGCTGACTCCATCACAAGTTTTATGCAAGAAGCCCATAACCGCGAAGTCATTGAGCAATTGCTTGCTTCGGGAATGCAGCTTGCTGTGGAAGAGAAAAATATTAGCGCAGCTGTCTCCGGAAAAACCTTTGTGCTTACGGGAACTTTTCCTACCATGACCCGCAATGAAGCTAAAGATCTGCTAGAAAAGGCCGGCGCTAAAGTGGCCGGTTCAGTTTCTAAGAAAACAGACTATGTTGTTGCTGGAGCAGATGCTGGAAGTAAGCTGACCAAAGCAGAAGAATTGGGTGTGCCTATCATCGATGAGGCTGGGATGTTAGTGCTGTTGAAGTGA
- the dapE gene encoding succinyl-diaminopimelate desuccinylase, giving the protein MSATLELTKALIACHSVTPADGGCQDLIAKRLQAIGFHTESVISGPENFQVTNLWAIKKGSAGDQGKVLMFAGHTDVVPTGPLEKWTSNPFTPTIRDGMLYGRGAADMKTSLAGFVVATEEFIASHPDHQGSIAFLITSDEEGPANDGTLIMCERLQKHGQRLDYCVIGEPTSVDRLGDMIKNGRRGSLSGKLRIKGIQAHIAYPHLGKNPIHLSAPAIASLVQTEWDKGNQYFQPTSFQISNIHAGTGANNVIPGELTIDFNFRFSTESKPEQLRERLETILKNAGLDFEIDWVLGGNPFITGDGDLAGALRQSIKAETQIDTELSTTGGTSDGRFIAKICKEVVEFGPLNATSHKIDECVIVDDVEPLKNIYRNTLEQLIA; this is encoded by the coding sequence ATGAGTGCCACCCTTGAGCTAACTAAAGCTCTCATAGCCTGTCATTCCGTTACTCCGGCTGATGGTGGCTGCCAAGATCTGATTGCAAAAAGGCTTCAGGCAATTGGTTTTCATACTGAGAGTGTTATTAGTGGGCCTGAGAATTTTCAGGTAACCAATCTCTGGGCCATTAAAAAAGGTTCTGCAGGTGACCAAGGCAAAGTACTCATGTTCGCCGGTCACACTGATGTAGTGCCAACTGGCCCTCTAGAAAAGTGGACAAGCAATCCATTCACACCGACGATTCGTGATGGCATGCTTTATGGCCGCGGCGCTGCAGATATGAAGACCTCATTAGCAGGCTTCGTAGTAGCCACCGAAGAATTCATCGCCAGCCATCCAGATCATCAAGGCTCTATTGCTTTTTTAATCACTAGCGATGAGGAAGGTCCAGCGAACGATGGTACCTTAATCATGTGTGAGCGCCTTCAAAAGCATGGTCAGCGCTTGGATTACTGCGTCATTGGCGAACCTACTTCCGTCGATCGCTTAGGTGACATGATCAAAAATGGTCGTCGTGGATCTTTATCCGGAAAACTCAGAATCAAAGGAATTCAGGCGCATATTGCCTATCCACATCTGGGCAAAAATCCGATTCATTTATCTGCACCCGCAATTGCTTCCTTGGTACAGACAGAATGGGATAAAGGCAATCAATACTTCCAGCCCACTAGCTTTCAAATCTCGAATATTCATGCTGGTACTGGTGCCAACAATGTGATTCCTGGCGAACTCACGATTGACTTTAATTTTCGCTTCTCCACAGAGAGCAAGCCAGAGCAATTGCGCGAGCGTCTTGAAACCATTTTGAAAAATGCTGGTTTAGATTTTGAGATTGATTGGGTTTTAGGTGGCAACCCCTTTATCACTGGCGATGGTGACTTAGCAGGTGCTCTGCGCCAATCGATCAAGGCTGAAACACAAATAGATACAGAACTATCGACTACTGGCGGCACTAGTGATGGTCGCTTTATTGCCAAAATCTGCAAAGAAGTTGTGGAATTCGGGCCATTGAATGCTACTAGTCACAAAATTGATGAGTGCGTGATCGTTGACGACGTTGAGCCACTCAAAAACATTTATCGCAATACACTTGAGCAATTGATTGCTTAA
- the dapD gene encoding 2,3,4,5-tetrahydropyridine-2,6-dicarboxylate N-succinyltransferase, translating to MSQSPQSIIEQAWENRADLSPNSVPGDIRNAVNAVLEGLNAGTIRVAERQSVGKWEVNQWVKKAVLLSFRLEDNQPMSAGGYTQFYDKVPSKFENYTAADFAAGGFRVVPPAVARRGSFIGKNAVLMPSYVNIGAYVGEGTMVDTWATVGSCAQIGKNVHLSGGVGIGGVLEPIQAGPVIIEDNCFIGARSEVVEGVVIEENAVLSMGVYIGQSTKIYDRETGEVHYGRVPAGSVVVPGSLPSACGKYSLYAAIIVKKVDAQTRAKTAINELLRD from the coding sequence ATGAGCCAATCACCACAAAGCATCATTGAACAAGCCTGGGAAAACCGCGCAGACCTCTCACCAAACAGTGTCCCTGGGGATATCAGAAACGCTGTAAATGCAGTCTTAGAAGGCTTAAATGCTGGCACTATTCGAGTTGCAGAGCGCCAGAGCGTTGGCAAGTGGGAAGTAAATCAATGGGTTAAGAAGGCTGTTTTGCTTTCTTTCCGCCTTGAGGACAACCAGCCAATGAGCGCTGGGGGCTATACCCAGTTCTACGACAAGGTTCCAAGTAAGTTTGAGAATTACACCGCAGCTGACTTTGCAGCAGGTGGATTCCGTGTGGTTCCCCCTGCTGTAGCTCGCCGCGGCTCATTTATCGGCAAAAACGCTGTTTTAATGCCTTCCTACGTCAATATTGGTGCCTATGTAGGTGAAGGCACCATGGTTGATACTTGGGCAACCGTGGGTTCTTGCGCACAAATTGGTAAAAATGTTCACCTTTCTGGCGGCGTAGGTATTGGCGGGGTTCTCGAGCCAATTCAAGCTGGTCCAGTAATCATTGAAGATAACTGTTTCATTGGCGCCCGTTCTGAGGTTGTGGAGGGCGTAGTGATTGAAGAAAACGCTGTTTTATCTATGGGCGTATACATCGGTCAAAGTACCAAAATTTACGATCGTGAAACTGGTGAAGTACATTACGGCCGAGTTCCAGCTGGCTCAGTGGTAGTTCCAGGCTCGCTTCCATCTGCGTGCGGTAAATACAGTTTGTATGCTGCAATCATTGTGAAAAAAGTAGATGCTCAAACTAGAGCAAAAACTGCCATCAACGAACTGCTGCGCGACTAA
- the prmB gene encoding 50S ribosomal protein L3 N(5)-glutamine methyltransferase encodes MDPEPSQAFTVNQCIDEVAQKLDAADLYYGHGAIDAHSEALWIVSKQLDLSPAETLDHLEDSISDHQHQQAIAIAQTRISSRKPLAYILGEAWLMGVPFFCSEQSIVPRSWIAELIVDGSLEPWLPADGKALDLCTGNGSLAILLALSCPDIHVSACDISMPALAVAARNVDRHGLSSQVELLDGDLWEALPEPNEENLFDLIICNPPYVNAHSMSSLSPEYHAEPILALAGGDDGMDIIRKIIAHAPDYLSERGALLLEIGNEYENFKKAFPQIPAIWMEVSAGEEQVLLIQAEDLR; translated from the coding sequence ATGGACCCTGAGCCTTCTCAAGCCTTTACCGTCAATCAGTGCATCGATGAAGTTGCACAAAAACTAGATGCAGCCGATTTATATTATGGGCATGGCGCAATTGATGCGCACAGCGAAGCTTTGTGGATTGTCAGTAAGCAACTCGATCTCAGTCCCGCCGAAACACTCGACCATTTGGAAGATTCAATATCCGATCACCAGCATCAACAAGCTATAGCCATAGCGCAAACCAGAATAAGCTCTCGTAAACCACTCGCCTACATTTTGGGCGAAGCATGGTTAATGGGTGTGCCATTTTTCTGTAGCGAGCAAAGCATTGTTCCGCGTTCATGGATTGCTGAATTAATTGTTGATGGTTCATTAGAACCTTGGCTACCTGCTGATGGCAAAGCCCTCGACTTATGTACAGGCAATGGCTCATTAGCAATCTTACTCGCACTGTCATGCCCCGATATTCACGTGAGCGCATGCGACATCAGCATGCCTGCGCTGGCAGTTGCAGCTCGTAACGTTGATCGTCATGGACTAAGCTCTCAAGTAGAATTGCTTGATGGTGATCTATGGGAGGCATTACCAGAGCCCAATGAAGAAAATCTATTTGACCTCATTATTTGCAATCCACCCTACGTTAACGCTCACTCCATGAGCTCGCTGTCACCGGAATATCATGCCGAACCTATTCTAGCTTTGGCGGGAGGTGATGATGGCATGGACATAATCCGCAAAATCATTGCCCATGCTCCAGATTACCTCTCTGAACGTGGTGCTCTATTATTAGAAATCGGCAACGAGTACGAAAACTTTAAAAAAGCGTTTCCACAAATACCGGCAATCTGGATGGAAGTATCCGCAGGGGAAGAGCAAGTGCTGCTGATACAAGCAGAAGACTTGAGATAA
- a CDS encoding NUDIX hydrolase encodes MNFLKYIIAQPRNTKYSEDCDAILSLENPFERSIKEGHITASGLVIKDGKVLLVFHPYIRRWIQPGGHVDNMEPPHEAAIREVYEETGLLCEIASKDLCPIDIDIHEIPANLKKGEGSHIHIDLLYRLTVLKQEKPIEDIRCAWFSFEDIESERIRRALANLSPQSL; translated from the coding sequence ATGAATTTTCTTAAATACATTATTGCTCAGCCTCGAAATACTAAATACTCAGAAGATTGTGATGCAATTCTCTCCCTAGAGAATCCTTTTGAGCGATCTATCAAAGAGGGTCACATTACTGCTAGCGGGCTGGTTATCAAAGATGGCAAGGTTCTCTTGGTATTTCACCCATATATTAGGCGCTGGATTCAGCCTGGAGGGCATGTAGACAACATGGAACCTCCCCATGAAGCGGCTATACGGGAAGTTTACGAAGAGACGGGTCTGCTTTGTGAAATCGCCTCAAAAGATCTGTGTCCAATCGATATCGATATTCACGAAATTCCTGCCAATCTTAAAAAAGGCGAGGGATCGCACATTCATATTGATCTGCTGTATCGGTTAACTGTCTTGAAACAGGAAAAGCCTATAGAGGATATTCGCTGCGCTTGGTTTTCTTTTGAAGATATTGAAAGCGAAAGAATACGGCGAGCATTGGCTAATTTAAGCCCCCAAAGCCTCTAA
- a CDS encoding cell division protein ZipA C-terminal FtsZ-binding domain-containing protein translates to MYVEQIMTMLGLSDLQFALAAIGLLILVLVAVMNIRYSRARRKAVEQSESTASDRFGREPSFGTGFADSDTADRIEPGFSPAVVATPAIPEKFVIDPRIDCVITLRFDESISGTEILNELKDWADIQGQSGARWICEGLNADADSAEEWEELRPEASYSELQLAIQLASRRGAIGVLELSDFCSRAQALADTLGSQIDMLSVNTMLDSAKELDAMAAESDIQLSINVSFDEPCPWGNFDALMRQRGFRLARNGRHYEFCSNGELIFVSADLDPNKAVSQLTLLLEVPLINQEERAFERMLAEGVEIAHTGHGRLVDDNGINLSGAAIISIRQHLDTLYANLEKFGVPAGSSTASRLFS, encoded by the coding sequence GTGTACGTAGAACAAATCATGACGATGTTGGGTTTGTCTGATTTGCAATTTGCACTTGCTGCTATCGGTTTATTAATACTAGTGTTAGTGGCGGTAATGAATATTCGATATTCACGTGCTCGTCGCAAGGCAGTTGAGCAAAGTGAGTCCACCGCTTCGGATCGCTTTGGTCGCGAACCCAGTTTTGGTACAGGGTTTGCTGATAGCGATACGGCCGATCGCATTGAGCCAGGTTTTTCTCCTGCCGTAGTTGCAACCCCTGCCATTCCAGAAAAATTTGTGATTGACCCACGTATTGATTGCGTCATCACATTGCGTTTTGATGAAAGCATCAGCGGCACAGAAATCCTGAATGAGCTTAAAGATTGGGCTGATATTCAAGGTCAATCCGGTGCGCGTTGGATATGTGAAGGTCTTAACGCTGATGCAGACTCTGCAGAGGAATGGGAAGAGTTAAGACCTGAGGCTTCTTACTCTGAGCTGCAATTGGCCATTCAATTAGCAAGTCGTCGTGGTGCAATTGGTGTGTTAGAGCTCTCGGATTTCTGCTCGCGTGCCCAAGCTTTAGCTGATACTTTGGGTTCGCAGATTGATATGCTTAGCGTCAATACGATGCTCGATAGCGCGAAAGAGTTGGACGCGATGGCAGCTGAAAGCGATATTCAGCTCAGCATTAATGTTTCATTTGATGAACCATGCCCTTGGGGAAATTTTGATGCCTTAATGCGTCAACGCGGCTTTCGCTTGGCTCGCAATGGTCGTCACTATGAATTCTGTAGCAACGGCGAATTGATTTTTGTAAGTGCCGATTTAGATCCCAATAAGGCAGTAAGCCAGTTGACTTTGCTTTTAGAGGTTCCTTTGATTAATCAAGAAGAGCGCGCATTTGAAAGAATGTTGGCTGAGGGTGTTGAAATTGCGCATACTGGGCACGGTCGATTGGTCGATGACAACGGTATTAATCTCAGTGGAGCTGCGATTATTAGTATCCGTCAACATCTAGATACTCTTTATGCCAATCTTGAGAAATTTGGTGTTCCAGCTGGATCTTCTACAGCTAGCAGATTATTTAGCTAG